One Bdellovibrionales bacterium genomic window carries:
- a CDS encoding GNAT family N-acetyltransferase, producing the protein MRNCLKKIIIFFMEQVVTWNPQFKQDFSDLNTQWIRKYFVIEAQDIQQLAHPEENIIDVGGEIFFVLEDGIPLGTCAMVPHGEKCYELAKMGVAPEARGKGYGDLLMKACIEWAKTKEAEKIMLLSNTILEPAINLYKKFGFKTVSLEGHPDYKRCNIEMELSLK; encoded by the coding sequence TTGCGTAATTGTTTAAAAAAAATTATTATTTTTTTTATGGAACAAGTTGTGACGTGGAACCCTCAGTTCAAGCAAGATTTTAGTGATCTCAATACCCAGTGGATTAGAAAATACTTTGTGATCGAAGCGCAAGATATTCAGCAGCTCGCTCATCCCGAAGAAAATATTATTGATGTTGGTGGAGAAATCTTTTTTGTGCTCGAAGACGGCATACCGCTGGGCACCTGTGCGATGGTTCCACACGGAGAGAAATGTTATGAGCTCGCAAAGATGGGCGTAGCCCCAGAGGCGCGCGGCAAAGGGTACGGCGATCTTTTGATGAAGGCCTGTATTGAGTGGGCGAAGACAAAAGAAGCCGAAAAAATCATGCTGCTCTCCAATACGATTTTAGAACCCGCTATCAATCTTTATAAAAAATTTGGGTTTAAGACCGTGAGCCTCGAAGGTCACCCCGATTACAAGCGCTGCAATATCGAAATGGAACTGAGTCTCAAGTAA
- a CDS encoding MerR family transcriptional regulator: MNSMMNNETHTPTSDLFVTDTHILREKIKNIPDKLGFKIGEVADYVGVKQYVLRYWETEFEVLHPKKSSNGQRFYTRKDIETALIIKKLLHEDRFSIEGARSFLKRLRQQNKTMMDLHAEAEEPKPDLILASSIHAGMDEEENTESATRNYMRKIEIDPRRPEVAQLDKILIQREKEINQHWAASVEYFIEEVRMARKRLLD; the protein is encoded by the coding sequence ATGAATTCGATGATGAATAACGAAACCCACACACCCACATCGGACCTTTTTGTAACAGACACCCATATTCTTCGGGAAAAAATTAAGAATATTCCCGATAAATTGGGCTTTAAGATCGGCGAAGTGGCTGATTACGTTGGAGTCAAACAATACGTTCTCCGTTATTGGGAAACTGAATTCGAAGTGTTACATCCTAAAAAATCGAGCAATGGTCAGCGCTTCTATACACGTAAAGATATCGAAACGGCTTTGATCATTAAAAAGCTTCTTCACGAGGATCGATTTTCGATCGAAGGTGCTCGCTCGTTCCTTAAAAGACTTCGTCAGCAGAATAAAACGATGATGGATCTTCATGCCGAGGCGGAAGAGCCCAAGCCCGATTTGATTTTGGCGAGCTCTATCCATGCCGGAATGGATGAAGAAGAAAATACAGAGTCGGCCACACGCAATTATATGCGTAAAATCGAAATCGATCCGCGCCGCCCCGAAGTGGCTCAGCTCGATAAGATCCTTATCCAGCGCGAAAAAGAAATTAACCAGCACTGGGCCGCTTCGGTCGAGTACTTTATCGAAGAAGTTCGCATGGCTCGTAAGCGCCTGTTGGATTGA
- a CDS encoding integration host factor subunit alpha, producing MAGKNVSNSTVTKADIVDRVYEKIGFSKKEASDLVEMVFDALRNTLIKGEKVKISGFGKFEVKQKKERIGRNPQTGERITITARRVLNFSPSQVLKAMLNGKTDYVGGDEFDDE from the coding sequence ATGGCGGGTAAAAACGTATCCAATTCAACGGTCACCAAAGCGGACATCGTTGATCGCGTTTACGAGAAAATTGGGTTTTCTAAAAAGGAAGCTTCTGACCTGGTCGAAATGGTCTTTGATGCCCTCCGAAACACTCTGATCAAAGGTGAGAAGGTTAAGATCTCAGGCTTTGGTAAATTCGAAGTGAAACAAAAGAAAGAAAGAATTGGTCGCAATCCCCAAACGGGAGAGCGCATCACAATTACCGCTCGCCGTGTGTTGAACTTTAGCCCGAGCCAAGTTCTCAAGGCGATGCTGAACGGTAAAACAGACTACGTCGGCGGAGATGAATTCGATGATGAATAA